The following are from one region of the Fretibacterium sp. OH1220_COT-178 genome:
- the phoU gene encoding phosphate signaling complex protein PhoU: MAIHTRKALEADLMEIRRLLLRLGKLAGEALMRAVSALEDTDRDAAKDVIAGDDLLDELTERIEDACMKFGARYQPLGEDLRAVISAMHMAVDLERIGDYGVNIARSVLGLGGERAIALPSDLPRMKEVLLAMLDRVLTAYEVSDAAMAEEVFAMDEEVDALEKRVMQKLFAAMMECPERFEKAFLLIGVARTLERAGDHLTNIAERVVYICSGRMPKASDYKAPRDSDA; the protein is encoded by the coding sequence TCTTGAGGCCGATCTGATGGAGATTCGGCGCCTTCTCCTGAGGCTGGGCAAACTGGCGGGAGAGGCGCTGATGCGCGCGGTGAGCGCCCTCGAGGATACGGACAGGGACGCCGCAAAGGACGTCATCGCCGGGGACGACCTTCTCGACGAACTGACGGAGCGTATCGAGGACGCGTGCATGAAGTTCGGTGCGCGCTATCAGCCCTTGGGCGAGGATCTCCGAGCAGTGATATCGGCCATGCACATGGCCGTCGATCTGGAGAGGATCGGCGACTATGGGGTCAACATCGCCCGTTCGGTCCTCGGCCTCGGAGGCGAGAGGGCGATCGCTCTCCCGTCCGACCTCCCGAGGATGAAGGAGGTCCTCCTCGCCATGCTGGATCGGGTCCTGACCGCTTACGAGGTCTCCGACGCCGCCATGGCGGAGGAGGTCTTCGCGATGGATGAAGAGGTGGATGCCCTGGAAAAGCGGGTGATGCAAAAACTCTTCGCAGCGATGATGGAATGTCCGGAGCGTTTCGAAAAGGCCTTTTTGCTGATCGGCGTCGCGCGCACCCTGGAGCGGGCCGGGGACCATCTGACGAACATCGCCGAAAGGGTCGTCTACATATGTTCCGGAAGAATGCCGAAGGCCTCCGACTACAAGGCCCCGAGGGATTCGGATGCCTAA
- a CDS encoding response regulator transcription factor, giving the protein MPKTRVLVADDEKAILDLVRQLFLRRGYEVFAVENGDAALEAVYNLRPDLLVLDLMLPGMDGWEVCRRIKSDSAIQDTPVLMLTARREERDVVEGLNLGADDYVRKPFSTTELAARAAAILRRCGKGRQEEDFWACGELRIDRRNEAAFLRGRELRLSATEFRLLERLAAHYGVTVTRENLLSGIWRSQDCTTRTIDVHISRLRKKLDDGEEPALVIQSHRGRGYRLSLEERSSETD; this is encoded by the coding sequence ATGCCTAAGACCAGGGTTTTGGTGGCGGACGATGAAAAGGCCATCCTGGACCTGGTGCGCCAGCTTTTTTTGCGCAGGGGCTACGAGGTCTTTGCCGTCGAAAATGGCGACGCCGCACTGGAGGCCGTCTACAACCTGCGCCCCGATTTGCTCGTCCTGGACCTGATGCTTCCCGGGATGGACGGCTGGGAGGTCTGCCGACGCATCAAATCGGATTCGGCGATTCAGGATACGCCGGTGCTCATGCTCACCGCGCGCCGGGAGGAGCGCGATGTCGTCGAAGGGCTGAACCTGGGAGCCGACGACTATGTGCGAAAGCCCTTTTCGACGACGGAGCTCGCGGCCAGAGCCGCCGCGATCCTGAGGCGCTGCGGCAAGGGCAGGCAGGAGGAAGATTTTTGGGCTTGCGGGGAACTGCGGATCGACCGCAGAAACGAGGCCGCCTTCTTGCGGGGCAGGGAGCTCCGGCTGAGTGCGACGGAATTTCGCCTTCTGGAGCGTCTGGCCGCGCATTATGGCGTGACGGTCACCCGCGAAAACCTCCTTTCCGGCATATGGCGATCTCAGGATTGCACCACCCGGACGATAGACGTCCACATCTCCAGGCTGCGCAAGAAACTCGATGACGGCGAAGAACCTGCGTTGGTCATCCAATCGCACCGTGGAAGGGGTTATCGTCTGAGCCTGGAGGAAAGGTCGTCCGAGACCGATTGA
- a CDS encoding ATP-binding protein — translation MGLKRKMALAFIVLMSTSMAFSLYFFYKEVGSRILNENLERMRYFTRLLEHEYEENGLEGLREKVRELGDWQGRVTLVGDAGRVLYDSSRQPFENHAQRPEIVEAGKSGEGVSLRYSSTVGARMHYYALALKTKGAAEVLRLAWPLPALTQIGRGLTWRFFENIAWTSLLLLLFIIWFSRRIFLPLDRIVEASSAIREAKDLHFPLFGEPELQKLSMALNDMAERLKNATEALQISRAELRHILEALPVGVLLTGAHRELRCVNPAALELLGADEAKAGQAIERLLPAELYALLEKRDFRGIVGLPHNKRIRLAVCAIALGDGCLMVMRDVSAEYRLETMRRNFTIEAGHELQTPLTAIRAAAELLLDGMEDEESRTLAETVLQQQERMTDLIDDLLLLVKLDDEAVGREELCEDDLAEMLNFIAEEFRGHPLARKMVIETHLPQEAPFFCSRPELLRALSNLLDNAVRACAKKYEKEGGKGGRIRFSLSDLEESWIVAVSDNGPGFDPEELLRLRQELLDERLPYYEARNGRREKWGRNGHGLGIAIAVRVARAHGGTVEFADCSALGGAELRLVLPKFHVKR, via the coding sequence ATGGGATTGAAACGAAAGATGGCCTTGGCCTTCATCGTCTTGATGAGCACCTCGATGGCCTTCAGCCTGTACTTCTTCTACAAGGAGGTCGGTTCGCGGATTTTGAACGAAAATCTGGAACGAATGCGGTACTTTACGCGCCTCCTGGAGCACGAATACGAGGAAAACGGCCTGGAAGGATTGAGGGAGAAGGTCCGGGAACTGGGGGACTGGCAGGGGCGGGTAACCCTGGTGGGTGATGCGGGTCGGGTTCTCTACGATTCATCGAGGCAGCCCTTCGAAAATCACGCCCAGAGGCCGGAGATCGTCGAGGCCGGAAAAAGCGGAGAGGGAGTTTCCCTGCGCTACAGCTCCACGGTGGGCGCACGAATGCACTACTACGCCCTTGCATTGAAAACAAAGGGGGCTGCGGAAGTCCTTCGCCTTGCCTGGCCCTTGCCTGCCCTGACTCAAATCGGAAGGGGGCTGACCTGGCGATTTTTTGAAAACATTGCCTGGACCTCGCTGCTGCTTCTCCTCTTCATCATCTGGTTCTCCCGTCGCATCTTTCTTCCTCTGGATCGGATTGTCGAGGCATCCTCAGCCATCAGGGAGGCCAAAGACCTTCATTTTCCCCTGTTCGGGGAGCCCGAGCTGCAAAAGCTCTCCATGGCCCTGAACGATATGGCCGAGCGTCTCAAAAATGCGACCGAGGCCCTTCAAATCAGCCGGGCGGAGCTGCGCCACATTCTGGAGGCGCTGCCCGTAGGTGTCTTGCTGACGGGGGCCCATCGCGAGTTGCGCTGCGTCAATCCGGCAGCCCTGGAACTCCTTGGAGCCGATGAGGCGAAAGCAGGACAAGCCATAGAGAGGCTGCTTCCCGCAGAGCTGTACGCTCTCCTCGAAAAACGGGACTTCAGGGGAATCGTCGGACTGCCCCACAATAAGAGGATCCGTCTTGCCGTTTGCGCCATTGCCCTGGGAGACGGCTGCCTGATGGTGATGCGCGACGTATCCGCGGAATATCGCCTGGAGACGATGCGGCGCAACTTCACCATCGAAGCGGGACATGAGCTTCAAACCCCCCTGACCGCGATTCGTGCGGCCGCCGAACTCCTTCTGGACGGGATGGAGGATGAGGAGTCGAGGACACTCGCGGAGACCGTCCTTCAGCAGCAGGAGCGGATGACGGATCTGATCGACGATCTCCTGTTGCTGGTGAAACTGGATGATGAAGCGGTCGGACGGGAGGAGCTCTGCGAGGACGATCTTGCGGAGATGCTGAATTTTATCGCGGAAGAGTTCCGAGGACATCCTCTGGCCCGAAAGATGGTGATCGAGACCCATTTGCCACAGGAGGCCCCGTTTTTTTGCTCCCGCCCGGAGCTGCTGCGGGCCCTTTCGAATCTACTGGACAATGCGGTGAGGGCCTGCGCCAAGAAGTATGAGAAGGAAGGGGGGAAAGGGGGAAGAATAAGGTTTTCCCTGTCCGACCTGGAGGAATCATGGATCGTTGCGGTATCGGACAACGGCCCCGGCTTTGATCCAGAGGAACTTCTTCGTTTGCGCCAGGAGCTTCTCGATGAACGTTTGCCCTATTACGAGGCGCGTAATGGGCGGAGGGAAAAGTGGGGGCGAAATGGACATGGACTCGGCATCGCCATAGCGGTTCGGGTCGCCCGGGCCCATGGGGGCACCGTCGAATTTGCCGATTGCTCCGCCCTTGGCGGGGCCGAGCTGCGGCTCGTTCTGCCGAAGTTTCACGTGAAACGGTGA
- a CDS encoding NAD(P)H-hydrate epimerase has product MGLLSGEDANDGKEEQKMETITRAAMREADRRAIQDFGIPGLLLMENAAVAVVREIWGAESFTVLCAPGNNGGDGLAVARHLLILGRRVEVFLIGDPEGGSADFRTNRDILERVAPGRTRGLDEGNIGALERSAARSQVCVDALFGTGLTRSIGGLHRRAVEAVNASASHIVAVDLPSGIDADTGEVLGVAVRASRTITFHKMKRGLLLAPQYAGAVTVVPIGIPGPEIPPPS; this is encoded by the coding sequence ATGGGCCTTCTTTCGGGAGAGGACGCCAACGACGGGAAGGAGGAGCAAAAAATGGAGACCATCACCCGGGCGGCTATGCGGGAGGCGGATCGCCGGGCGATCCAGGACTTCGGCATACCCGGACTTTTGCTCATGGAGAACGCGGCCGTGGCGGTCGTGAGGGAGATCTGGGGGGCGGAGTCCTTCACGGTGCTCTGTGCTCCGGGAAACAACGGTGGAGACGGCCTCGCCGTGGCCCGGCATCTGCTGATCCTGGGCCGGAGGGTCGAGGTGTTTCTGATCGGGGATCCGGAGGGGGGCAGCGCGGACTTTCGGACGAATCGGGACATCCTGGAGCGGGTGGCGCCCGGCAGAACGAGGGGCTTGGACGAGGGGAACATCGGTGCCCTGGAGCGCTCCGCGGCACGCAGCCAAGTTTGTGTGGACGCCCTGTTCGGAACCGGCTTGACGCGTTCGATCGGGGGCCTCCACCGGCGTGCGGTGGAGGCGGTCAACGCCTCGGCCTCCCATATCGTCGCCGTGGACCTCCCGTCGGGGATCGACGCGGATACGGGCGAGGTCCTGGGCGTCGCCGTACGGGCGAGCCGGACCATCACCTTCCATAAAATGAAACGCGGCCTCTTGCTGGCTCCGCAATATGCGGGCGCCGTGACGGTCGTCCCCATCGGCATCCCCGGACCGGAGATCCCGCCGCCCTCCTGA
- a CDS encoding methyl-accepting chemotaxis protein codes for MTIKGRLLGTVLGGFLVLFVLMGAAYLWGGSKLDALLKEAGTESVVQSAVGIREVLEQSASVLETSAGSLRHAYLDLGAVSRDAMARAAAALLHEVRDRGVKDLFWGYESDGRFADGNGDEVPESFDARERPWYKLAVSAGAGEVVCTEPYRFHVGNALGVTMALAVRDDSGRLLGVVGADLDLEALGAQVAELRLLGQGVGVLVQRDGLIVASTRKTDIMKANLLTDSDFPEGLRQAARRMTAGETGVSEYFLDGEKRLMFHAPAGYGLYFGTAFPYSVVSGLLRSLVLVLAAVAATPLLLVALSFFWIIRGMTRSIRKLTSGMEGLEAGDLSTRFDESGRDEFARVSGMLNRLAASLGEMIGSIRSQVSESARQAEGLEGIAKGLLASMEEVGGLMGRSNTLLGESASALESVNAAIGEVASGAQASAHAATEGASQSSLVSDGTTEGVRNVGRIVEGMRAVERRSGETTEQIEHLAQSVEAISGFVTSITSIADQTNLLALNAAIEAARAGEAGRGFAVVAEEVRKLAEESGNAAKEVSKLIETLQQRSGSSLSATREMVRHLEELVAGAESVDKELQSVLGATNSLNESIQNVAAVSEEQAASAEEMTASVQSVTTSIQEVVEVQEELGQAAVNTVDVANDIARHAQSVAEAAEGLKGLADRFRTGEDGMPALKG; via the coding sequence ATGACGATCAAGGGCAGGCTGTTGGGAACGGTTCTGGGGGGCTTTCTGGTGCTTTTTGTCCTGATGGGCGCCGCCTATCTGTGGGGCGGCTCTAAGCTGGACGCCCTGCTGAAGGAGGCGGGAACGGAGAGCGTGGTCCAGTCGGCCGTGGGCATCCGCGAGGTCCTGGAGCAATCGGCCTCGGTCCTCGAGACCTCCGCGGGCTCCCTGCGGCACGCCTATCTGGACCTCGGAGCGGTCTCGCGCGACGCAATGGCCCGTGCCGCCGCCGCCCTCCTTCACGAGGTCAGGGACAGAGGCGTCAAGGATTTGTTCTGGGGGTACGAATCCGACGGCCGCTTTGCCGACGGAAATGGAGATGAAGTTCCGGAGAGTTTCGATGCAAGGGAGCGCCCGTGGTACAAACTGGCCGTCTCGGCCGGGGCGGGGGAGGTCGTCTGCACGGAGCCCTATCGGTTTCATGTGGGGAACGCCCTGGGCGTCACCATGGCCCTTGCCGTCCGGGACGACTCCGGCAGGCTGCTCGGGGTCGTCGGGGCGGACCTGGACCTGGAGGCTCTGGGAGCCCAGGTGGCGGAGCTCAGGCTCCTCGGCCAGGGGGTCGGCGTGCTGGTGCAGAGGGACGGCCTGATCGTCGCCTCCACCAGGAAGACGGACATCATGAAGGCCAATCTCCTGACGGATTCGGACTTTCCCGAGGGGCTCCGTCAGGCGGCCCGGCGCATGACCGCGGGTGAGACCGGCGTCTCCGAATATTTTCTGGACGGGGAAAAGCGTTTGATGTTCCATGCCCCGGCCGGGTACGGCCTCTACTTCGGAACGGCCTTCCCCTACTCGGTCGTCTCCGGGCTTCTCCGGAGCCTGGTCCTGGTCCTGGCGGCCGTCGCGGCCACGCCCCTCCTCCTCGTCGCCCTCTCCTTCTTCTGGATCATCCGCGGGATGACGCGCTCCATACGCAAGCTGACCTCGGGGATGGAGGGGCTGGAGGCGGGGGACCTCTCCACGCGCTTCGACGAATCGGGACGGGACGAGTTCGCCCGGGTCTCCGGAATGCTGAACCGGCTGGCGGCCTCTCTGGGGGAGATGATCGGCTCGATTCGCTCCCAGGTGTCCGAGAGCGCCCGGCAGGCGGAGGGGCTGGAGGGAATCGCGAAGGGCCTGCTGGCCTCCATGGAGGAGGTCGGCGGGCTGATGGGCCGTTCCAACACCCTTCTCGGGGAGAGCGCCTCCGCGCTCGAGTCCGTCAATGCCGCTATCGGGGAGGTCGCCTCGGGGGCTCAGGCCAGCGCCCACGCCGCCACGGAGGGGGCGAGCCAGTCCTCCCTCGTCAGCGACGGCACCACGGAGGGGGTCCGCAACGTGGGGCGGATCGTGGAGGGCATGAGGGCGGTGGAGCGCCGGTCCGGCGAGACGACGGAGCAGATCGAGCACCTGGCGCAGTCCGTCGAGGCCATCTCCGGATTCGTGACCTCCATCACGTCGATCGCGGACCAGACGAACCTTCTGGCGCTCAACGCCGCCATCGAGGCGGCGCGCGCGGGCGAGGCGGGGCGCGGCTTTGCGGTGGTGGCCGAGGAGGTCCGCAAGCTGGCGGAGGAGTCCGGCAACGCCGCAAAGGAGGTCAGCAAGCTGATCGAGACCCTCCAGCAGCGGTCCGGCAGCTCCCTTTCCGCGACCAGGGAGATGGTCCGGCACCTGGAGGAGCTCGTCGCCGGGGCCGAGTCGGTCGACAAGGAGCTCCAGAGCGTCTTGGGGGCGACGAACAGCCTGAACGAGTCGATCCAGAACGTCGCGGCGGTGTCCGAGGAACAGGCCGCCTCGGCGGAGGAGATGACCGCATCCGTCCAGAGCGTGACCACCTCCATCCAGGAGGTCGTCGAGGTGCAGGAGGAACTCGGCCAGGCGGCCGTGAACACGGTGGACGTGGCCAACGATATCGCCCGGCACGCCCAGAGTGTGGCGGAGGCGGCCGAGGGGCTGAAGGGCCTTGCCGACCGATTCCGCACCGGGGAGGACGGGATGCCCGCCCTGAAGGGATGA
- a CDS encoding CvpA family protein, protein MNFAFMFDIAAGCLLAFFVVRGALRGLSGELVALIGLVASVFCGWTFARPAAELVVGYFPSWDPTIVALVCSVAIFIAVSLVFSLLGRLLRLLIQAANLSMTDHFLGVFSGALRAFFVVLFLYGAATIFSPVLPTAWLDESYAMRGAAVVWPPLVGFMSDRGWIDLDRLAPAELEVSLKRRGTLSADAVAVMPPASPDKVVEGGTEPRP, encoded by the coding sequence ATGAACTTTGCCTTTATGTTCGATATCGCAGCGGGTTGTCTGCTGGCTTTTTTTGTCGTGCGCGGGGCCCTTCGAGGGCTTTCGGGCGAGCTTGTCGCGTTGATCGGGCTTGTCGCCAGCGTCTTTTGCGGCTGGACCTTCGCGCGTCCCGCGGCCGAGCTCGTCGTGGGGTACTTCCCCTCGTGGGACCCCACGATCGTCGCGCTGGTCTGCTCGGTGGCAATCTTCATCGCCGTATCGCTGGTCTTCTCGCTTCTGGGACGTCTCCTGCGGCTCCTCATTCAAGCGGCGAACCTGTCGATGACCGATCACTTCCTCGGCGTGTTCTCCGGCGCCCTGCGCGCCTTTTTCGTGGTCCTGTTCCTTTATGGGGCCGCCACGATCTTCTCCCCCGTCCTCCCCACGGCGTGGCTGGACGAGAGCTACGCCATGAGGGGCGCCGCCGTCGTCTGGCCGCCCCTCGTCGGCTTCATGTCCGACCGCGGATGGATCGATCTCGACCGGCTCGCGCCCGCGGAGCTCGAGGTCTCCCTGAAACGCCGGGGCACCCTCTCGGCCGACGCCGTCGCCGTCATGCCCCCGGCCAGTCCGGACAAGGTCGTCGAGGGAGGAACCGAGCCCAGGCCATGA
- a CDS encoding endonuclease MutS2, with product MIVAPPVQELLEFRKALQPFRDRLRGALGLCALDALEPCRTFEQLEKRAALLRSWIDFVDRRGEIAWNAEAAPATPLFEGAKRSGLLSGEELLSVRTLLAAARRVREGLAEAVEDFPLLGGLRDRLRDFSPELEALSVIEDSGRLADGASPRLQAIRGELEALKRSGRRTAARLLEDPHIVNMLQERSLNWRDGRFLLLVRQEYINRFPGLTVDRSGSGNSVYMEPRMLSSVNNGLMLKTRDERDEERLILLELTRRVLSRERAIADAERVLGELDLFSASDVLMRTRGWVMPELTRKRAFRLVGARHPLLKDAAVPVDVRCGESFGTLVVTGPNTGGKTVVLKTAGVCLTMAWSGLPLPARDGTSVGNFDALYADIGDEQSIEQNLSTFSAHLKNIIGVLGEATSSSVVLLDELGAGTDPQEGAALGVAILETLRRRRSLVLATTHHNPIKQYALTTPGVETASMEFDAERLSPTYRLLMGVPGKSNALMIARRYGMPEAVLELAQGSLDARTASAEDLMGELNERRSALERAEREFGETVRETERLKQLYRDRVAEIDFQRDRIMEAADRRAANLLSRAEETSRGMIRDLEETMKTAAHRGLNDRRQEIHRLRKGMERRQAKRVEREIEARPKSFVVEPGATVQVAGSGVVGLVESVRNGKARLTAGPMRLEVPVDRLVATDRKAKVALPPADTTTAMRRETVPSSLMLRGMNVDEALPLLSNYLDRAYRGNHASVTIIHGRGEGVLRREVHALCARLKYVKDYRLGGAGEGGYGVTIVSFA from the coding sequence ATGATCGTCGCACCGCCCGTACAGGAGCTCCTGGAGTTTAGAAAGGCCCTCCAACCCTTCAGGGACCGGCTTCGCGGCGCTTTGGGGCTGTGCGCTCTGGACGCCCTGGAGCCCTGCCGGACCTTCGAACAGCTGGAGAAGCGCGCGGCCCTCCTGAGGTCCTGGATCGATTTTGTCGACCGCAGGGGGGAGATCGCCTGGAATGCGGAGGCCGCGCCGGCGACCCCGCTCTTCGAGGGGGCCAAGCGCAGCGGCCTTCTCTCGGGCGAGGAGCTTCTGTCGGTTCGGACGCTGCTTGCCGCGGCTCGGCGCGTTCGGGAGGGGCTGGCCGAGGCCGTGGAGGACTTTCCCCTTCTGGGGGGCCTGCGGGACCGGCTGCGGGACTTTTCCCCCGAGCTCGAGGCCCTGTCCGTGATCGAGGACTCCGGCCGGCTGGCCGACGGCGCGTCGCCCAGGCTTCAGGCCATCCGCGGGGAGCTGGAGGCCCTGAAGCGCTCGGGACGCCGTACGGCCGCGCGCCTGCTGGAGGACCCCCACATCGTGAACATGCTGCAGGAACGCTCCCTGAACTGGCGGGACGGGCGCTTCCTGCTGTTGGTGCGCCAGGAGTACATCAATCGCTTTCCGGGCCTGACCGTGGACCGCTCCGGGTCGGGGAACTCCGTCTACATGGAGCCCCGGATGCTCTCATCCGTCAACAACGGCCTGATGCTCAAGACGCGGGACGAACGCGACGAGGAGCGCCTCATCCTTCTGGAGCTCACCCGCAGGGTCCTGTCGCGGGAACGGGCGATCGCCGACGCGGAGAGGGTCCTGGGCGAGCTGGACCTGTTCTCCGCGTCCGATGTCCTGATGCGCACCCGGGGCTGGGTGATGCCGGAGCTCACGCGAAAACGGGCGTTTCGGCTGGTCGGGGCCCGGCATCCGTTGCTCAAGGACGCCGCCGTCCCGGTGGACGTCCGCTGCGGAGAGTCCTTCGGGACGCTGGTCGTCACGGGCCCAAACACGGGGGGCAAGACGGTCGTGCTCAAGACCGCCGGGGTGTGCCTGACGATGGCCTGGTCGGGGCTTCCCCTGCCCGCGCGGGACGGCACGTCGGTGGGAAACTTCGACGCCCTCTACGCCGATATCGGCGACGAGCAGAGCATCGAACAGAACCTCTCCACCTTCAGCGCGCACCTGAAGAACATTATCGGGGTCCTGGGGGAGGCGACGTCCTCCTCGGTCGTCCTGCTGGACGAGCTGGGCGCGGGGACCGACCCCCAGGAGGGGGCCGCGCTGGGCGTGGCGATCCTCGAGACGCTCCGCCGGAGGCGCAGCCTGGTGCTGGCGACGACGCACCACAATCCCATCAAGCAGTACGCCCTGACGACCCCCGGCGTGGAGACGGCCAGCATGGAGTTCGACGCCGAACGCCTCTCCCCGACCTACCGGCTCCTCATGGGGGTACCGGGAAAGAGCAACGCGCTGATGATCGCACGCCGCTACGGGATGCCGGAGGCGGTTCTGGAGCTGGCTCAGGGGAGTTTGGACGCGCGAACGGCCTCGGCGGAGGACCTGATGGGCGAGCTCAACGAACGTCGATCGGCGCTGGAGCGGGCGGAGCGGGAGTTCGGGGAGACCGTACGGGAGACGGAGCGCCTGAAGCAGCTCTATCGGGACCGCGTGGCGGAGATCGATTTTCAGAGGGACAGGATTATGGAGGCGGCGGACCGTCGTGCCGCGAACCTGCTGAGCCGGGCGGAGGAGACGTCGCGCGGCATGATCCGGGATCTGGAGGAGACGATGAAGACGGCGGCCCATCGGGGTTTGAACGACAGGCGTCAGGAGATCCACAGGCTCCGCAAGGGGATGGAGCGGCGTCAGGCCAAACGGGTGGAGCGGGAGATCGAGGCCCGGCCCAAGTCCTTTGTGGTCGAGCCCGGGGCCACGGTTCAGGTGGCCGGCAGCGGGGTCGTCGGGCTGGTCGAGTCCGTCAGAAACGGCAAGGCCCGGCTGACGGCGGGCCCCATGCGTCTCGAGGTCCCGGTCGACCGGCTCGTCGCCACGGATCGGAAGGCGAAGGTGGCGCTGCCGCCGGCGGACACCACGACCGCCATGCGGCGCGAGACCGTGCCCTCCTCCCTGATGCTGCGGGGCATGAACGTCGACGAGGCCCTGCCGCTGCTGTCGAACTATCTGGACCGGGCCTACCGAGGCAATCATGCGAGCGTCACGATCATCCATGGCCGCGGGGAGGGCGTGCTGCGCCGGGAGGTCCACGCGCTCTGCGCGCGGCTCAAGTACGTCAAGGACTATCGCCTGGGCGGTGCGGGCGAAGGCGGGTACGGCGTCACCATCGTCAGTTTCGCCTGA
- the larE gene encoding ATP-dependent sacrificial sulfur transferase LarE has product MTEPTTEKKLEVLKGLLRGLGRAAVAFSGGVDSALLAAAAHDALGDGCVAVTVDSPLLAADEREDALSLARTLGLRHFLIELDELSDPAFVANPPDRCYVCKRMRLARMADWARERGIPWLLDGSNADDAHDYRPGARALAEVEAVRSPLLEAGLTKAEVRALSRERGLFTWNKPAKACLASRLPYGEPVTRSGLARIESAERFLAAILPRGAQFRVRAHGDLARIETEAQDAPSLLGAAPRVHEALRGAGFRFVTLDLKGYRMGSLNEALPASAGAPTKGG; this is encoded by the coding sequence TTGACCGAACCGACGACCGAAAAAAAACTGGAGGTGCTGAAGGGCCTGCTGCGGGGTCTGGGCCGTGCGGCCGTGGCCTTTTCCGGGGGGGTGGACAGCGCCCTGCTGGCCGCGGCCGCCCACGACGCGCTGGGCGACGGCTGCGTGGCCGTCACCGTCGACTCCCCTCTGCTTGCCGCGGATGAGCGGGAGGATGCCCTCAGCCTCGCTCGGACGCTGGGTTTGCGGCATTTTCTGATCGAGCTGGACGAGCTCTCGGACCCGGCCTTCGTCGCGAACCCTCCGGACCGCTGTTACGTGTGCAAGCGGATGCGCCTCGCCCGCATGGCGGACTGGGCGCGGGAGCGCGGGATCCCATGGCTTCTGGACGGCTCGAATGCGGACGATGCCCACGACTACCGGCCCGGTGCGAGGGCCCTGGCGGAGGTGGAGGCCGTGCGCAGCCCTCTGCTGGAGGCGGGACTGACCAAGGCCGAGGTCCGCGCGCTCTCCCGGGAGCGGGGCCTTTTCACGTGGAACAAGCCGGCCAAGGCGTGCCTGGCCTCGCGCCTTCCCTACGGGGAGCCCGTCACGCGGTCGGGATTAGCGCGCATCGAGTCCGCGGAACGGTTTTTGGCCGCGATCCTGCCGCGGGGCGCGCAGTTTCGGGTTCGCGCCCACGGGGACCTGGCGCGCATCGAGACGGAGGCGCAGGACGCCCCGTCCCTGCTCGGGGCCGCTCCCAGGGTCCACGAAGCCCTTCGGGGAGCGGGTTTTCGGTTCGTCACCCTGGACCTGAAGGGCTACCGCATGGGCAGCCTCAACGAGGCGCTGCCCGCCTCCGCCGGGGCCCCGACGAAGGGAGGATAG